From one Leishmania infantum JPCM5 genome chromosome 29 genomic stretch:
- a CDS encoding ADF/Cofilin, with protein sequence MAISGVTLEENVRGAIDDLRMKKSRYVMMCIGADGKKIEVTEVGERSVNYTDLKKKFSTEKPCYVAFDFEYNDAGSKREKLILIQWIPDTARPREKMMYSASRDALSSVSEGYLPIQANDESGLDAEEIIRKVRLHRSV encoded by the coding sequence ATGGCGATATCTGGTGTTACGCTCGAGGAAAACGTCCGCGGCGCGATCGATGATCTGCGCATGAAGAAGAGCCGCTACGTCATGATGTGTATCGGTGCGGACGGAAAGAAGATTGAGGTGACAGAGGTTGGTGAGCGCAGCGTGAATTACACCGATTTGAAGAAAAAGTTCTCGACGGAGAAGCCGTGCTACGTGGCCTTCGACTTTGAGTATAACGACGCTGGGTCGAAGCGCGAGAAGCTTATCCTCATTCAATGGATCCCAGACACTGCGAGGCCGCGCGAAAAGATGATGTACAGCGCGAGTCGAGATGCTCTGAGCTCCGTGTCGGAGGGCTACCTCCCCATCCAGGCGAACGATGAATCCGGGTTGGATGCCGAAGAAATCATCCGCAAGGTAAGGCTCCATCGTAGCGTGTAA